A part of Melittangium boletus DSM 14713 genomic DNA contains:
- the map gene encoding type I methionyl aminopeptidase, which produces MNDVSTARVPPAVPPKPNDVCWCGSGTKYKKCHRGSDTVEARRRGPDAPSRGIRPGLISPMRPVPAHIPRPDYAATGRPSRGPLPPEVKSPDVIARMRRACKAAAEVMNVTSTFLRPGITTDEIDAIAHEEYIKRGGYPSPLNYHGFPKSLCTSVNEVICHGIPDSRPLEDGDIINLDITIFLDGVHGDCSATYFVGNADADSQRLVQVTRECLMLGIQAVKPGRPINDIGRAIEAHATQHKMGVVRAYCGHGIGERFHSSLQIPHHFDPEAKTIMEPGMTFTIEPMITLGHWHHRQWDDGWTAVTADGSRTAQFEHTLLVTDTGAEILTVA; this is translated from the coding sequence ATGAACGACGTTTCCACTGCTCGAGTCCCACCGGCCGTCCCGCCCAAGCCCAACGACGTGTGTTGGTGCGGCAGCGGTACCAAGTACAAGAAGTGCCACCGGGGCTCGGACACCGTGGAGGCGCGCAGGCGAGGGCCCGATGCTCCCTCGCGGGGCATCCGTCCAGGCCTCATCAGCCCCATGCGTCCGGTGCCCGCCCACATCCCGCGCCCGGACTACGCCGCCACCGGCCGTCCCTCCCGGGGCCCCCTGCCCCCCGAGGTGAAGAGCCCGGACGTCATCGCCCGCATGCGCCGCGCCTGCAAGGCCGCCGCCGAGGTGATGAACGTGACGAGCACCTTCCTGCGTCCCGGCATCACCACGGACGAGATCGACGCCATCGCGCACGAGGAGTACATCAAGCGCGGCGGCTACCCGAGCCCGCTCAACTACCACGGCTTCCCCAAGTCCCTGTGCACCTCGGTCAACGAGGTCATCTGCCACGGCATCCCGGACAGCCGCCCGCTCGAGGACGGCGACATCATCAACCTGGACATCACCATCTTCCTGGATGGCGTCCATGGGGACTGCTCGGCCACGTACTTCGTGGGCAACGCGGACGCGGACAGTCAGCGGCTCGTGCAGGTGACGCGCGAATGCCTCATGCTCGGCATCCAGGCGGTGAAGCCGGGCCGGCCCATCAATGACATCGGCCGGGCCATCGAGGCGCATGCCACCCAGCACAAGATGGGCGTGGTGCGCGCCTATTGCGGCCACGGCATTGGCGAGCGCTTCCACAGCTCGCTGCAGATTCCCCACCACTTCGATCCCGAGGCCAAGACGATCATGGAGCCCGGGATGACGTTCACCATCGAGCCGATGATCACCCTCGGCCACTGGCACCACCGTCAGTGGGACGATGGCTGGACGGCCGTCACCGCGGATGGCAGCCGCACCGCCCAGTTCGAGCACACCCTGCTCGTGACGGACACCGGCGCGGAGATCCTCACCGTCGCCTGA
- a CDS encoding metallophosphoesterase encodes MVKWLHPAQLIRTGLDALVAAVFGARADHRLIEAVVRPQPLFFDYSDEAAGEDFWLDYVSDTGDGWNPTYAVARLLAKPSLELTDERGQTHALERGRILVLGGDQVYPGASRDTYEERLVQPYEEAMARSPAPSPDLFAIPGNHDWYDGLSAFMRLFCANRWLAGRRTRQSRSYFALKLPRGWWLVGTDVQLENDIDVPQVEYFRQMATHMQPGDRVILCNAEPAWILAATAKRPRGYLENNLDYLQEKVFGRRISLFLAGDLHHYRRHEDPEGRHKITAGGGGAFMHPTHTPKAERLRDGYTLQKSFPDEKTSMKLARQNLMLIRHSPLFGLLTGALYLLLALATFTELGHHGAAQLPDAIRMVAASIVHRPWSLVLGLGTIGGLIGLADPAFGRGRMLAGTLHGLAHIITAFFVAWSSLYFIVSGLGICAEPQPQALAWIDPTDAGCAGWVPLWTKFFMGCALTFLGGFLVGPFVMGLYLTISVNGFGTHSNEAFISLAIPDWKNFLRLRINRDGELTVYPVGLERVPRKWKETNAGPYEPAYEPDDPRATGPVLIEPPIRVRPRD; translated from the coding sequence ATGGTGAAGTGGCTGCACCCCGCGCAGCTCATCCGCACGGGCCTGGACGCGCTGGTGGCCGCCGTGTTCGGCGCCCGCGCGGACCACCGCCTCATCGAGGCCGTGGTGCGGCCCCAGCCGCTCTTCTTCGACTACTCGGACGAGGCCGCGGGCGAGGACTTCTGGCTGGACTACGTCTCGGACACCGGCGACGGGTGGAACCCCACCTATGCCGTGGCGCGGCTGCTCGCCAAGCCCTCGCTGGAGCTCACGGACGAACGCGGCCAGACGCATGCCCTCGAGCGCGGCCGCATCCTCGTGCTCGGAGGAGACCAGGTGTACCCGGGCGCCAGCCGCGACACCTACGAGGAGCGCCTGGTGCAGCCCTACGAGGAGGCCATGGCGCGCTCCCCGGCGCCCAGTCCGGACCTGTTCGCCATTCCCGGCAACCACGACTGGTACGACGGCCTGTCCGCCTTCATGCGGCTGTTCTGCGCCAACCGCTGGCTCGCCGGACGGCGCACGCGCCAGAGCCGCAGCTACTTCGCGCTCAAGCTGCCCCGGGGCTGGTGGCTCGTGGGCACGGACGTGCAGTTGGAGAACGACATCGACGTGCCCCAGGTGGAGTACTTCCGCCAGATGGCCACGCACATGCAGCCAGGGGACCGCGTCATCCTCTGCAACGCGGAGCCGGCGTGGATCCTCGCGGCCACCGCGAAGCGGCCCCGGGGCTACCTGGAGAACAACCTGGACTACCTCCAGGAGAAGGTGTTCGGCCGGCGCATCAGCCTCTTCCTCGCGGGCGACCTGCACCACTACCGGCGGCACGAGGACCCCGAGGGCCGGCACAAAATCACCGCGGGCGGAGGCGGGGCCTTCATGCACCCCACCCACACGCCCAAGGCGGAGCGGCTGCGCGACGGGTACACCTTGCAGAAGAGCTTCCCGGACGAGAAGACGTCCATGAAGCTGGCGCGCCAGAACCTGATGCTCATCCGGCACAGTCCGCTCTTCGGCCTGCTCACGGGCGCGCTCTACCTGCTGCTCGCGCTGGCGACCTTCACGGAGCTGGGGCACCACGGCGCGGCCCAGCTTCCCGACGCCATCCGCATGGTGGCCGCCTCCATCGTGCACCGCCCCTGGTCGCTCGTGCTGGGACTCGGGACGATCGGCGGGCTCATCGGCCTGGCGGATCCCGCGTTCGGACGCGGACGGATGCTCGCGGGAACGCTGCATGGACTCGCGCACATCATCACCGCGTTCTTCGTGGCCTGGTCCTCCCTCTATTTCATCGTCAGTGGACTGGGCATCTGCGCCGAGCCCCAACCCCAGGCCCTGGCCTGGATCGATCCCACGGATGCCGGATGCGCGGGGTGGGTGCCGCTCTGGACCAAGTTCTTCATGGGCTGCGCGCTCACCTTCCTGGGCGGCTTCCTCGTGGGGCCCTTCGTCATGGGCCTGTACCTGACCATCAGCGTCAACGGCTTCGGCACCCACTCGAACGAGGCCTTCATCTCGCTGGCCATCCCCGACTGGAAGAACTTCCTGCGCCTGCGCATCAACCGCGACGGCGAGCTCACGGTGTACCCCGTGGGCCTGGAGCGGGTGCCGCGCAAGTGGAAGGAGACGAACGCGGGGCCCTACGAGCCCGCCTACGAGCCGGACGATCCCCGCGCCACCGGGCCCGTGCTCATCGAGCCGCCCATCCGGGTGAGGCCTCGCGACTAG
- a CDS encoding type VI immunity family protein gives MNKRCPTLRIHHPRMGALVFREAVSIFFHMPYAHREIARQVRQSLETYLHWVGPNTLTCYPDEHGYFQELDATGWEVIQHQLRDEGGGIVELDETPDEVSGYRFEYRGINPRDNATPFSGCTVAFWLPTEYLEEKGPGPVRELALTLGHILPFNSGHAGYSFNYIAPPPGFAELALRHPGIDHLRLNGLPEHLGHQVRSPHWLTFLGPPVLGELGGTEGLSTRLRTPGTTVQAMGHERAVVSLGEWPEAGDTTKGDTLPAYRELARVLEPWLYHRPYFGRDPREEAELRRWERRFLD, from the coding sequence ATGAACAAGCGCTGCCCCACACTCCGAATCCACCATCCTCGAATGGGCGCACTCGTATTCCGCGAGGCGGTGAGCATCTTCTTCCACATGCCCTACGCGCATCGGGAGATCGCGAGGCAGGTCAGACAGTCCCTGGAAACGTACCTGCACTGGGTGGGGCCAAATACACTCACATGCTACCCCGATGAGCACGGCTATTTTCAAGAACTCGACGCCACGGGATGGGAGGTCATCCAGCATCAACTCCGAGACGAAGGCGGAGGAATCGTCGAATTGGATGAGACCCCCGATGAAGTCAGCGGTTATCGATTCGAATACCGAGGCATCAATCCAAGAGACAATGCCACTCCTTTCAGCGGATGCACGGTCGCGTTCTGGCTCCCCACTGAATACCTGGAGGAGAAAGGCCCCGGCCCGGTGAGAGAACTCGCGCTGACATTGGGACACATCCTCCCCTTCAATTCGGGGCACGCGGGCTACTCCTTCAATTATATTGCTCCACCCCCTGGATTTGCCGAACTCGCGCTCCGCCATCCAGGCATCGACCATCTCAGGTTGAATGGGTTACCGGAGCACCTGGGTCATCAGGTGCGGAGCCCTCATTGGCTGACGTTCCTGGGCCCACCTGTCCTCGGCGAATTGGGCGGTACGGAGGGGCTGAGCACTCGGCTCAGGACACCGGGCACGACCGTCCAGGCGATGGGACACGAGCGGGCCGTGGTTTCATTGGGCGAATGGCCCGAGGCAGGCGACACCACGAAGGGCGACACACTTCCCGCCTACCGCGAGCTGGCGCGCGTACTGGAGCCGTGGCTCTATCATCGGCCATATTTCGGGCGGGATCCTCGGGAAGAGGCGGAACTCCGTCGTTGGGAGCGCCGCTTCCTCGATTGA
- a CDS encoding type VI immunity family protein: MKPNTPHLRVHARNGQILIRDGISLCFYMRRPHEEVAPAVMASLDAYLRAVGPQALGWYLDTEGDWQELDAPGWELTRREMYSSSPVITLKDTPGGAGSYRFEYHGKSPHTPLVIEEPHAVCAAEFWLPTDYLEEHGPERVRELTMELAAPLPFSSGHADLSFNALDQLVGVSRELRSWCFRYPGMSLREIGRLSWKLGSRVPGVHWLTFLGQPVLGELGGASRLRSRLVSPDISVHELDSDRALVTLGEWPDAGDTEQGHSLPLHRELARVLEPWLHHRSPPWGGFTPEELLRWERRFLD, translated from the coding sequence ATGAAACCAAACACCCCTCATCTCCGCGTCCATGCACGGAACGGCCAAATCCTCATCCGGGATGGCATAAGCCTTTGTTTCTACATGCGCCGTCCGCATGAGGAAGTAGCCCCGGCGGTGATGGCCTCGCTGGATGCTTATCTGCGCGCGGTGGGGCCCCAGGCGCTCGGCTGGTATCTCGACACGGAAGGCGACTGGCAGGAACTCGATGCTCCAGGATGGGAACTCACTCGCCGCGAGATGTACAGCAGCAGTCCCGTCATCACCCTCAAGGACACTCCGGGCGGTGCGGGCTCCTACAGATTCGAGTACCACGGCAAATCACCCCACACGCCGCTTGTCATCGAAGAGCCCCATGCGGTCTGCGCTGCCGAGTTCTGGCTCCCCACGGACTACCTGGAGGAACACGGGCCAGAACGCGTGCGTGAGCTGACCATGGAACTGGCCGCCCCCCTACCGTTCAGTTCGGGCCATGCGGACCTCTCTTTCAACGCCCTGGATCAACTCGTGGGTGTGTCGAGAGAACTCCGCTCATGGTGCTTCCGTTATCCGGGAATGAGCCTGCGCGAAATTGGACGTCTCTCCTGGAAACTTGGCTCGCGAGTGCCCGGCGTCCATTGGCTCACCTTCCTGGGGCAACCTGTGCTCGGAGAGTTGGGAGGCGCCTCGCGCCTGCGCTCCCGCCTCGTCTCTCCCGACATCTCCGTGCATGAACTGGATTCCGACCGGGCACTCGTCACCCTGGGCGAATGGCCCGACGCGGGCGACACCGAGCAGGGGCACTCCCTGCCCCTCCATCGGGAGCTAGCGCGCGTTCTGGAGCCCTGGCTCCACCATCGCTCACCTCCCTGGGGCGGCTTCACCCCAGAGGAGTTGCTCCGCTGGGAGCGCCGCTTCCTCGACTGA
- a CDS encoding aldo/keto reductase gives METRKMGSLEASVVGLGCNNFGWRLDAQGTAAVVDAALDAGITFFDTAEIYGDGQSEEFLGRALGKRRDAVVLATKFGAHRDARSKSASPQAIRQSVEGSLRRLGTDRIDLYQLHVPDPEVPIADTLGALDELVRAGKVREIGCSNFSAAQLQEARSGVKPGAARFVSVQNEYSLLHRDPEAEVLPETERTQLAFLPYFPLASGLLVGKYRPGQAPPEGGRLSQGGLADRFRTERNVARVEELRRFVESRGHTLLELAFSWLLTRPSVASVIAGATSPEQVRANVAAANWRLDAEELARVDTLTRG, from the coding sequence ATGGAGACGCGGAAGATGGGCTCACTCGAAGCGTCGGTGGTGGGGCTCGGGTGCAACAACTTTGGCTGGCGCCTGGATGCCCAGGGGACGGCGGCCGTGGTGGACGCGGCGCTCGACGCGGGCATCACCTTCTTCGACACCGCCGAGATCTACGGCGACGGACAGAGCGAGGAGTTCCTCGGCCGAGCGCTCGGCAAGCGCCGCGACGCGGTGGTGCTCGCGACCAAGTTTGGCGCCCACCGGGACGCGCGGAGCAAGAGCGCGAGCCCCCAGGCGATCCGCCAGTCCGTGGAGGGGAGCCTGCGCCGCCTGGGCACGGACCGGATCGACCTCTACCAGCTCCATGTCCCGGACCCCGAGGTGCCCATCGCGGACACGCTGGGCGCGTTGGACGAGCTCGTGCGCGCGGGGAAGGTGCGGGAGATTGGCTGCTCGAACTTCTCGGCGGCCCAGCTCCAGGAGGCGCGCTCCGGGGTGAAACCGGGCGCGGCGCGATTCGTGAGCGTGCAGAACGAGTACAGCCTCCTGCATCGCGATCCCGAGGCCGAGGTACTGCCGGAGACCGAGCGCACCCAGCTCGCGTTCCTGCCCTACTTCCCGCTGGCCAGCGGACTGCTCGTGGGCAAATACCGCCCGGGACAGGCCCCTCCCGAGGGCGGCCGCTTGAGCCAGGGCGGGCTCGCCGATCGCTTCCGCACGGAGCGCAACGTCGCCCGCGTGGAGGAACTGCGCCGCTTCGTGGAGTCGCGCGGCCACACCTTGCTGGAGCTGGCCTTCTCGTGGCTGCTCACGCGGCCCTCGGTGGCGTCGGTGATCGCGGGGGCGACCTCGCCCGAGCAGGTGCGCGCCAACGTGGCGGCGGCGAACTGGCGGCTCGACGCGGAGGAGCTGGCCCGAGTGGACACCCTCACCCGGGGTTGA
- a CDS encoding MBL fold metallo-hydrolase, with product MSKGSVFGGKAQGLRLERMSASPLFRDGFFRNTTGVGSGLKPGTTFSTMGEYFRGGDDRKPPGLLPTESPLETWARPVDTGLRATWLGHSTVLLELGGLRVLTDPVWGERVSPSSFLGPKRFQPMPVTLAQLPPLDAVIVSHDHYDHLDHPTILELARTPVPFYTSLGVGAHLEAWGIPPERITELDWWESATLPRGELRITAAPSQHFSGRGLGDRNRTLWSSFVVESPRHKVFFSGDTGLTAEYAEIRQRLGPFDLVMLEVGAYHPAWGDIHLGPENALEALKLLGGGALLPVHWGTFNLALHAWDEPAETLVRLGAEQGVRLVMPRAGAPVEPSRTEGVDPWWRAVRRR from the coding sequence ATGTCCAAGGGTTCTGTTTTCGGCGGGAAGGCCCAGGGCCTCCGCCTCGAGCGCATGTCGGCGTCCCCCCTCTTCCGGGACGGATTCTTCCGCAACACCACCGGGGTGGGCTCGGGGCTCAAGCCCGGCACCACGTTCTCGACGATGGGCGAGTACTTCCGGGGAGGCGACGACCGCAAGCCCCCGGGGCTCCTGCCCACGGAGAGTCCGCTCGAGACCTGGGCCCGGCCCGTGGACACGGGGCTGAGGGCGACGTGGCTCGGACACTCCACCGTGCTGTTGGAGCTGGGTGGACTCCGGGTGCTGACGGATCCCGTCTGGGGCGAGCGCGTCTCGCCCTCGTCCTTCCTCGGACCCAAGCGCTTCCAGCCCATGCCAGTGACGCTCGCGCAGCTTCCGCCCCTGGACGCGGTCATCGTCTCGCACGACCACTACGATCACCTGGACCATCCGACGATCCTCGAGCTGGCGCGCACGCCGGTGCCCTTCTACACGTCGCTCGGCGTGGGAGCGCACCTGGAGGCCTGGGGCATCCCGCCCGAGCGCATCACCGAGCTGGACTGGTGGGAATCGGCGACCCTGCCACGAGGCGAGCTGCGCATCACCGCCGCCCCCTCCCAACACTTCTCGGGCCGGGGCCTGGGAGACCGCAACCGCACGCTCTGGTCGTCCTTCGTCGTGGAGAGCCCCCGGCACAAGGTCTTCTTCAGCGGGGACACGGGCCTCACGGCCGAGTACGCGGAGATCCGCCAGCGGCTCGGCCCTTTCGATCTGGTGATGCTGGAGGTGGGCGCGTACCACCCGGCCTGGGGCGACATCCACCTGGGGCCGGAGAACGCGCTCGAGGCGCTGAAACTGCTCGGAGGCGGAGCGCTCCTGCCGGTGCACTGGGGCACGTTCAACCTGGCGCTGCACGCCTGGGACGAGCCCGCGGAGACGCTGGTCCGGCTCGGGGCGGAACAGGGCGTGCGCCTGGTGATGCCACGCGCGGGCGCCCCGGTGGAGCCCTCGCGGACGGAGGGCGTGGACCCGTGGTGGCGCGCCGTCAGGCGACGGTGA